From a single Columba livia isolate bColLiv1 breed racing homer chromosome 19, bColLiv1.pat.W.v2, whole genome shotgun sequence genomic region:
- the STKLD1 gene encoding serine/threonine kinase-like domain-containing protein STKLD1 isoform X4 yields the protein MEKYEVLEQLQPGALGTMLVAELKTEMDAKKKYIIKQVECIEEKQANEALKEARDLLKLHHSNICVYKELFVTWDNEISSLFLCLVMEHSGQGDLSAVIKEKKHKSEKIADTVIMSFLGQMVDALFYIHTQNIFHRNLKPSNILVTGEASFVLSDFSCKSWMAPETFGFSFTEKSDIWSLGCILLDMMTCSVLNAEETMCFLQDIRQDTNRLEMIVMPLQIEYTSSAPLFPILFMMLEIEPCMRPTAKDLTDDPFIRECLTVAGASSVKLKKSLPPKIIDVFLEGRIEEVLEFMQAFWDIEEVQVKAIQLFASSVRDKSAWPYLLKFTELTTFAMKTHVDSPKIQVDGCSLLLEILSQAPEQDVVMALIENVAPSLLDTVRKHSGNEELLSLVCTLLMIISASEVAAENLRKAGIITDLLMILSGFPHNAKICLSCCGVLWSLAVGANNTDHALLKSAVPVISAVLQEHLQNGPVMESACSALWALSFQGCLTEDEYEPTTALLLDALRMNLGRPVLVKNTCLALASLLRLSEIPALRFITDSKGSGIKLLKDAYRLHINDPEVVENICMLINEMVQYEDVVLDMLSQKTEELLSEIKRRFPSSTEIITLVDATLLKLQK from the exons ATGGAGAAGTACGAG gtgctggagcagctgcagcctggggcGCTGGGCACTATGCTGGTGGCTGAacttaaaacagaaatggatgcaaagaagaaatatataatAAAGCAG GTTGAATGCAttgaagaaaagcaagcaaatgaGGCCCTGAAGGAG GCAAGAGATTTGCTAAAACTTCATCATTCAAACATCTGTGTTTACAAGGAATTGTTTGTGACTTGGGATAATGAG ATATCATCTCTGTTCCTTTGTCTGGTAATGGAGCACTCAGGCCAGGGAGATCTTTCTGCTGtaatcaaggaaaaaaagcacaagtcAGAAAAAATAGCAGACACG GTGATAATGAGTTTCCTGGGACAGATGGTGGATGCTTTGttctatatacacacacaaaatattttccacag AAATCTCAAGCCATCAAACATACTTGTGACTGGTGAAGCATCCTTCGTGCTTAGTGACTTCA GTTGCAAGTCTTGGATGGCTCCGGAAAcatttggtttttcttttactgaaaaatCTGACATCTGGTCTCTAGGTTGTATTCTACTCGACATGATGACCTGCTCTGTTCTGAAT GCAGAAGAGacaatgtgttttctgcaggATATCAGACAGGATACCAACCGTCTTGAGATGATTGTGATGCCACTGCAAATTGAATATACCAGCTCTGCACCTTTATTTCCAATTTTATTTATGATGCTAGAGATTGAGCCCTGCATGAGGCCCACAGCAAA GGATCTCACTGATGACCCTTTTATTAGGGAATGCCTGACTGTTGCAGGTGCCTCCtcagtaaaactgaaaaagtcTTTGCCTCCCAAAATAATAGATGTGTTCCTTGAGGGAAGAATTGAAGAAGTTCTAG AATTCATGCAGGCTTTCTGGGATATAGAAGAAGTACAGGTTAAAGCCATTCAGCTCTTTGCCAGTTCTGTGAGAGATAAAAGCG CCTGGCCCTATCTGCTGAAGTTCACAGAACTGACCACTTTTGCCATGAAGACTCATGTAGATTCTCCCAAGATACAAGTAGATGGTTGCAGTTTATTGCTTGAAATTCTTAGTCAAG CTCCAGAACAGGATGTGGTGATGGCCCTGATTGAGAACGTGGCCCCCTCTCTGCTAGACACCGTGAGAAAACACTCGGGAAATGAAGAGTTACTTTCATTGGTCTGTACGTTATTGATGATTATTTCAGCCAGTG aagtTGCTGCAGAGAATCTGAGGAAAGCTGGAATAATCACAGACCTTCTGATGATTTTGAGTGGTTTTCCTCACAATGCGAAGATCTGCCTCTCATGCTGTGGAGTTCTCTGGAGCTTGGCAGTGGGTG CGAACAACACAGACCACGCGTTGCTGAAAAGTGCCGTCCCCGTTATCTCTGCCGTCCTTCAAGAGCATCTCCAGAATGGACCAGTTATGGAGTCAGCCTGCTCAGCTCTGTGGGCATTGTCATTCCAAG gTTGCTTAACTGAAGATGAATATGAGCCCACAACAGCCCTTCTGCTGGATGCGCTCAGGATGAACCTGGGAAGACCAGTGCTGGTGAAGAACACCTGCCTGGCATTAGCAAGCCTTCTGAGGCTATCTG AAATACCAGCTTTGAGATTTATAACGGATTCCAAAGGCAGTGGAATAAAGCTGCTGAAAGATGCCTACCGCCTTCACATAAATGATCCAGAAGTGGTGGAAAACATCTGTATGCTGATTAATGAGATGGTTCAGTATG AAGACGTGGTGCTGGATATGCTGtcccagaaaacagaagaactgctgtctgaaataaaaaggcGGTTTCCATCCAGTACG
- the STKLD1 gene encoding serine/threonine kinase-like domain-containing protein STKLD1 isoform X5, with product MLVAELKTEMDAKKKYIIKQVECIEEKQANEALKEARDLLKLHHSNICVYKELFVTWDNEISSLFLCLVMEHSGQGDLSAVIKEKKHKSEKIADTVIMSFLGQMVDALFYIHTQNIFHRNLKPSNILVTGEASFVLSDFSTETLMTDEMKWKIRVEESCKSWMAPETFGFSFTEKSDIWSLGCILLDMMTCSVLNAEETMCFLQDIRQDTNRLEMIVMPLQIEYTSSAPLFPILFMMLEIEPCMRPTAKDLTDDPFIRECLTVAGASSVKLKKSLPPKIIDVFLEGRIEEVLEFMQAFWDIEEVQVKAIQLFASSVRDKSAWPYLLKFTELTTFAMKTHVDSPKIQVDGCSLLLEILSQAPEQDVVMALIENVAPSLLDTVRKHSGNEELLSLVCTLLMIISASVAAENLRKAGIITDLLMILSGFPHNAKICLSCCGVLWSLAVGANNTDHALLKSAVPVISAVLQEHLQNGPVMESACSALWALSFQGCLTEDEYEPTTALLLDALRMNLGRPVLVKNTCLALASLLRLSEIPALRFITDSKGSGIKLLKDAYRLHINDPEVVENICMLINEMVQYEDVVLDMLSQKTEELLSEIKRRFPSSTEIITLVDATLLKLQK from the exons ATGCTGGTGGCTGAacttaaaacagaaatggatgcaaagaagaaatatataatAAAGCAG GTTGAATGCAttgaagaaaagcaagcaaatgaGGCCCTGAAGGAG GCAAGAGATTTGCTAAAACTTCATCATTCAAACATCTGTGTTTACAAGGAATTGTTTGTGACTTGGGATAATGAG ATATCATCTCTGTTCCTTTGTCTGGTAATGGAGCACTCAGGCCAGGGAGATCTTTCTGCTGtaatcaaggaaaaaaagcacaagtcAGAAAAAATAGCAGACACG GTGATAATGAGTTTCCTGGGACAGATGGTGGATGCTTTGttctatatacacacacaaaatattttccacag AAATCTCAAGCCATCAAACATACTTGTGACTGGTGAAGCATCCTTCGTGCTTAGTGACTTCAGTACAGAAACGCTTATGACAGATgagatgaaatggaaaataagagtGGAAGAAA GTTGCAAGTCTTGGATGGCTCCGGAAAcatttggtttttcttttactgaaaaatCTGACATCTGGTCTCTAGGTTGTATTCTACTCGACATGATGACCTGCTCTGTTCTGAAT GCAGAAGAGacaatgtgttttctgcaggATATCAGACAGGATACCAACCGTCTTGAGATGATTGTGATGCCACTGCAAATTGAATATACCAGCTCTGCACCTTTATTTCCAATTTTATTTATGATGCTAGAGATTGAGCCCTGCATGAGGCCCACAGCAAA GGATCTCACTGATGACCCTTTTATTAGGGAATGCCTGACTGTTGCAGGTGCCTCCtcagtaaaactgaaaaagtcTTTGCCTCCCAAAATAATAGATGTGTTCCTTGAGGGAAGAATTGAAGAAGTTCTAG AATTCATGCAGGCTTTCTGGGATATAGAAGAAGTACAGGTTAAAGCCATTCAGCTCTTTGCCAGTTCTGTGAGAGATAAAAGCG CCTGGCCCTATCTGCTGAAGTTCACAGAACTGACCACTTTTGCCATGAAGACTCATGTAGATTCTCCCAAGATACAAGTAGATGGTTGCAGTTTATTGCTTGAAATTCTTAGTCAAG CTCCAGAACAGGATGTGGTGATGGCCCTGATTGAGAACGTGGCCCCCTCTCTGCTAGACACCGTGAGAAAACACTCGGGAAATGAAGAGTTACTTTCATTGGTCTGTACGTTATTGATGATTATTTCAGCCAGTG tTGCTGCAGAGAATCTGAGGAAAGCTGGAATAATCACAGACCTTCTGATGATTTTGAGTGGTTTTCCTCACAATGCGAAGATCTGCCTCTCATGCTGTGGAGTTCTCTGGAGCTTGGCAGTGGGTG CGAACAACACAGACCACGCGTTGCTGAAAAGTGCCGTCCCCGTTATCTCTGCCGTCCTTCAAGAGCATCTCCAGAATGGACCAGTTATGGAGTCAGCCTGCTCAGCTCTGTGGGCATTGTCATTCCAAG gTTGCTTAACTGAAGATGAATATGAGCCCACAACAGCCCTTCTGCTGGATGCGCTCAGGATGAACCTGGGAAGACCAGTGCTGGTGAAGAACACCTGCCTGGCATTAGCAAGCCTTCTGAGGCTATCTG AAATACCAGCTTTGAGATTTATAACGGATTCCAAAGGCAGTGGAATAAAGCTGCTGAAAGATGCCTACCGCCTTCACATAAATGATCCAGAAGTGGTGGAAAACATCTGTATGCTGATTAATGAGATGGTTCAGTATG AAGACGTGGTGCTGGATATGCTGtcccagaaaacagaagaactgctgtctgaaataaaaaggcGGTTTCCATCCAGTACG
- the STKLD1 gene encoding serine/threonine kinase-like domain-containing protein STKLD1 isoform X3, producing MLVAELKTEMDAKKKYIIKQVECIEEKQANEALKEARDLLKLHHSNICVYKELFVTWDNEISSLFLCLVMEHSGQGDLSAVIKEKKHKSEKIADTVIMSFLGQMVDALFYIHTQNIFHRNLKPSNILVTGEASFVLSDFSTETLMTDEMKWKIRVEESCKSWMAPETFGFSFTEKSDIWSLGCILLDMMTCSVLNAEETMCFLQDIRQDTNRLEMIVMPLQIEYTSSAPLFPILFMMLEIEPCMRPTAKDLTDDPFIRECLTVAGASSVKLKKSLPPKIIDVFLEGRIEEVLEFMQAFWDIEEVQVKAIQLFASSVRDKSAWPYLLKFTELTTFAMKTHVDSPKIQVDGCSLLLEILSQAPEQDVVMALIENVAPSLLDTVRKHSGNEELLSLVCTLLMIISASEVAAENLRKAGIITDLLMILSGFPHNAKICLSCCGVLWSLAVGANNTDHALLKSAVPVISAVLQEHLQNGPVMESACSALWALSFQGCLTEDEYEPTTALLLDALRMNLGRPVLVKNTCLALASLLRLSEIPALRFITDSKGSGIKLLKDAYRLHINDPEVVENICMLINEMVQYEDVVLDMLSQKTEELLSEIKRRFPSSTEIITLVDATLLKLQK from the exons ATGCTGGTGGCTGAacttaaaacagaaatggatgcaaagaagaaatatataatAAAGCAG GTTGAATGCAttgaagaaaagcaagcaaatgaGGCCCTGAAGGAG GCAAGAGATTTGCTAAAACTTCATCATTCAAACATCTGTGTTTACAAGGAATTGTTTGTGACTTGGGATAATGAG ATATCATCTCTGTTCCTTTGTCTGGTAATGGAGCACTCAGGCCAGGGAGATCTTTCTGCTGtaatcaaggaaaaaaagcacaagtcAGAAAAAATAGCAGACACG GTGATAATGAGTTTCCTGGGACAGATGGTGGATGCTTTGttctatatacacacacaaaatattttccacag AAATCTCAAGCCATCAAACATACTTGTGACTGGTGAAGCATCCTTCGTGCTTAGTGACTTCAGTACAGAAACGCTTATGACAGATgagatgaaatggaaaataagagtGGAAGAAA GTTGCAAGTCTTGGATGGCTCCGGAAAcatttggtttttcttttactgaaaaatCTGACATCTGGTCTCTAGGTTGTATTCTACTCGACATGATGACCTGCTCTGTTCTGAAT GCAGAAGAGacaatgtgttttctgcaggATATCAGACAGGATACCAACCGTCTTGAGATGATTGTGATGCCACTGCAAATTGAATATACCAGCTCTGCACCTTTATTTCCAATTTTATTTATGATGCTAGAGATTGAGCCCTGCATGAGGCCCACAGCAAA GGATCTCACTGATGACCCTTTTATTAGGGAATGCCTGACTGTTGCAGGTGCCTCCtcagtaaaactgaaaaagtcTTTGCCTCCCAAAATAATAGATGTGTTCCTTGAGGGAAGAATTGAAGAAGTTCTAG AATTCATGCAGGCTTTCTGGGATATAGAAGAAGTACAGGTTAAAGCCATTCAGCTCTTTGCCAGTTCTGTGAGAGATAAAAGCG CCTGGCCCTATCTGCTGAAGTTCACAGAACTGACCACTTTTGCCATGAAGACTCATGTAGATTCTCCCAAGATACAAGTAGATGGTTGCAGTTTATTGCTTGAAATTCTTAGTCAAG CTCCAGAACAGGATGTGGTGATGGCCCTGATTGAGAACGTGGCCCCCTCTCTGCTAGACACCGTGAGAAAACACTCGGGAAATGAAGAGTTACTTTCATTGGTCTGTACGTTATTGATGATTATTTCAGCCAGTG aagtTGCTGCAGAGAATCTGAGGAAAGCTGGAATAATCACAGACCTTCTGATGATTTTGAGTGGTTTTCCTCACAATGCGAAGATCTGCCTCTCATGCTGTGGAGTTCTCTGGAGCTTGGCAGTGGGTG CGAACAACACAGACCACGCGTTGCTGAAAAGTGCCGTCCCCGTTATCTCTGCCGTCCTTCAAGAGCATCTCCAGAATGGACCAGTTATGGAGTCAGCCTGCTCAGCTCTGTGGGCATTGTCATTCCAAG gTTGCTTAACTGAAGATGAATATGAGCCCACAACAGCCCTTCTGCTGGATGCGCTCAGGATGAACCTGGGAAGACCAGTGCTGGTGAAGAACACCTGCCTGGCATTAGCAAGCCTTCTGAGGCTATCTG AAATACCAGCTTTGAGATTTATAACGGATTCCAAAGGCAGTGGAATAAAGCTGCTGAAAGATGCCTACCGCCTTCACATAAATGATCCAGAAGTGGTGGAAAACATCTGTATGCTGATTAATGAGATGGTTCAGTATG AAGACGTGGTGCTGGATATGCTGtcccagaaaacagaagaactgctgtctgaaataaaaaggcGGTTTCCATCCAGTACG
- the STKLD1 gene encoding serine/threonine kinase-like domain-containing protein STKLD1 isoform X7, with product MEKYEVLEQLQPGALGTMLVAELKTEMDAKKKYIIKQVECIEEKQANEALKEARDLLKLHHSNICVYKELFVTWDNEISSLFLCLVMEHSGQGDLSAVIKEKKHKSEKIADTVIMSFLGQMVDALFYIHTQNIFHRNLKPSNILVTGEASFVLSDFSTETLMTDEMKWKIRVEESCKSWMAPETFGFSFTEKSDIWSLGCILLDMMTCSVLNAEETMCFLQDIRQDTNRLEMIVMPLQIEYTSSAPLFPILFMMLEIEPCMRPTAKDLTDDPFIRECLTVAGASSVKLKKSLPPKIIDVFLEGRIEEVLAWPYLLKFTELTTFAMKTHVDSPKIQVDGCSLLLEILSQAPEQDVVMALIENVAPSLLDTVRKHSGNEELLSLVCTLLMIISASEVAAENLRKAGIITDLLMILSGFPHNAKICLSCCGVLWSLAVGANNTDHALLKSAVPVISAVLQEHLQNGPVMESACSALWALSFQGCLTEDEYEPTTALLLDALRMNLGRPVLVKNTCLALASLLRLSEIPALRFITDSKGSGIKLLKDAYRLHINDPEVVENICMLINEMVQYEDVVLDMLSQKTEELLSEIKRRFPSSTEIITLVDATLLKLQK from the exons ATGGAGAAGTACGAG gtgctggagcagctgcagcctggggcGCTGGGCACTATGCTGGTGGCTGAacttaaaacagaaatggatgcaaagaagaaatatataatAAAGCAG GTTGAATGCAttgaagaaaagcaagcaaatgaGGCCCTGAAGGAG GCAAGAGATTTGCTAAAACTTCATCATTCAAACATCTGTGTTTACAAGGAATTGTTTGTGACTTGGGATAATGAG ATATCATCTCTGTTCCTTTGTCTGGTAATGGAGCACTCAGGCCAGGGAGATCTTTCTGCTGtaatcaaggaaaaaaagcacaagtcAGAAAAAATAGCAGACACG GTGATAATGAGTTTCCTGGGACAGATGGTGGATGCTTTGttctatatacacacacaaaatattttccacag AAATCTCAAGCCATCAAACATACTTGTGACTGGTGAAGCATCCTTCGTGCTTAGTGACTTCAGTACAGAAACGCTTATGACAGATgagatgaaatggaaaataagagtGGAAGAAA GTTGCAAGTCTTGGATGGCTCCGGAAAcatttggtttttcttttactgaaaaatCTGACATCTGGTCTCTAGGTTGTATTCTACTCGACATGATGACCTGCTCTGTTCTGAAT GCAGAAGAGacaatgtgttttctgcaggATATCAGACAGGATACCAACCGTCTTGAGATGATTGTGATGCCACTGCAAATTGAATATACCAGCTCTGCACCTTTATTTCCAATTTTATTTATGATGCTAGAGATTGAGCCCTGCATGAGGCCCACAGCAAA GGATCTCACTGATGACCCTTTTATTAGGGAATGCCTGACTGTTGCAGGTGCCTCCtcagtaaaactgaaaaagtcTTTGCCTCCCAAAATAATAGATGTGTTCCTTGAGGGAAGAATTGAAGAAGTTCTAG CCTGGCCCTATCTGCTGAAGTTCACAGAACTGACCACTTTTGCCATGAAGACTCATGTAGATTCTCCCAAGATACAAGTAGATGGTTGCAGTTTATTGCTTGAAATTCTTAGTCAAG CTCCAGAACAGGATGTGGTGATGGCCCTGATTGAGAACGTGGCCCCCTCTCTGCTAGACACCGTGAGAAAACACTCGGGAAATGAAGAGTTACTTTCATTGGTCTGTACGTTATTGATGATTATTTCAGCCAGTG aagtTGCTGCAGAGAATCTGAGGAAAGCTGGAATAATCACAGACCTTCTGATGATTTTGAGTGGTTTTCCTCACAATGCGAAGATCTGCCTCTCATGCTGTGGAGTTCTCTGGAGCTTGGCAGTGGGTG CGAACAACACAGACCACGCGTTGCTGAAAAGTGCCGTCCCCGTTATCTCTGCCGTCCTTCAAGAGCATCTCCAGAATGGACCAGTTATGGAGTCAGCCTGCTCAGCTCTGTGGGCATTGTCATTCCAAG gTTGCTTAACTGAAGATGAATATGAGCCCACAACAGCCCTTCTGCTGGATGCGCTCAGGATGAACCTGGGAAGACCAGTGCTGGTGAAGAACACCTGCCTGGCATTAGCAAGCCTTCTGAGGCTATCTG AAATACCAGCTTTGAGATTTATAACGGATTCCAAAGGCAGTGGAATAAAGCTGCTGAAAGATGCCTACCGCCTTCACATAAATGATCCAGAAGTGGTGGAAAACATCTGTATGCTGATTAATGAGATGGTTCAGTATG AAGACGTGGTGCTGGATATGCTGtcccagaaaacagaagaactgctgtctgaaataaaaaggcGGTTTCCATCCAGTACG